The Blautia hydrogenotrophica DSM 10507 genome window below encodes:
- a CDS encoding energy-coupling factor transporter transmembrane component T family protein, whose product MIRDITLGQYYPANSVLHRLDPRVKFVGTLLFIISVFVFHTFPGYAVATIFLAAMIGISKVPVKFMFKGLKAIFIILLITVLFNMMLTPGEVLWKLGFFKVTREGLIMAGKMAIRLTYLVIGSSIMTLTTTPNQLTDGLESLLGPLKKIKVPVHEIAMMMSIALRFIPILLEETDKIMKAQIARGADFESGNIIQKAKSMVPLLVPLFISAFRRANDLAMAMEARCYNGGEGRTQMKPLRYHSRDYIAYLIVFLYLGVAFVFRVVGI is encoded by the coding sequence ATGATTAGAGATATTACACTGGGCCAGTACTATCCAGCAAATTCTGTACTGCATAGATTGGACCCTCGTGTCAAATTCGTCGGTACTTTGCTGTTTATCATCTCCGTGTTTGTGTTTCATACATTTCCGGGGTATGCGGTGGCGACGATATTTCTGGCGGCGATGATTGGAATCTCGAAGGTTCCCGTGAAATTTATGTTCAAGGGACTGAAAGCGATTTTTATCATTCTGCTGATTACGGTTCTTTTTAATATGATGCTGACACCAGGAGAAGTCCTGTGGAAACTGGGCTTTTTTAAGGTTACCAGGGAGGGGCTTATCATGGCGGGGAAGATGGCTATCCGGTTAACATATCTGGTGATCGGTTCGTCCATCATGACGCTGACGACGACCCCGAACCAGCTCACCGATGGGTTGGAGAGTCTATTAGGGCCTCTGAAGAAAATCAAGGTTCCAGTTCATGAGATTGCGATGATGATGTCTATCGCTCTGCGCTTTATACCGATTCTCTTAGAAGAGACGGATAAGATTATGAAGGCGCAGATTGCCAGAGGGGCGGATTTCGAGAGTGGAAATATCATTCAGAAGGCGAAAAGCATGGTTCCGCTTCTGGTACCGCTGTTCATCTCGGCTTTTCGTCGGGCCAATGATTTAGCGATGGCGATGGAGGCCAGATGTTACAACGGAGGGGAAGGGCGGACACAGATGAAACCTCTGAGGTATCACAGTAGAGATTATATTGCTTATTTGATTGTGTTTTTATACCTGGGAGTCGCCTTTGTCTTTCGGGTGGTGGGAATATAG
- the truA gene encoding tRNA pseudouridine(38-40) synthase TruA yields MKRVGLIVAYDGTNYCGWQVQPNGITIQGELNRCLSELLGEEIETIGASRTDAGVHAMGNVAVFDTETRMPGEKISYALNQRLPEDIRIQLSEEMPMDFHPRYCDSVKTYEYRILNRRFQIPTERLYSYFYHYKLDEKKMREATSYLIGRHDFASFCGAGAQVKSTVRTIRSVEVERFGDMVTIRISGEGFLYNMVRIIAGTLIEIGNGQYPPERMQEILDARDREWAGPTAPAKGLTLLGIQYE; encoded by the coding sequence ATGAAGAGAGTAGGATTGATTGTCGCGTATGACGGGACAAATTATTGTGGATGGCAGGTTCAGCCCAATGGTATTACGATACAAGGCGAGCTGAACCGATGTCTGAGTGAACTTTTAGGAGAAGAGATTGAGACGATCGGAGCCAGCCGTACAGATGCCGGTGTGCATGCGATGGGAAATGTGGCAGTCTTTGACACTGAGACTAGGATGCCTGGAGAAAAAATTTCATACGCGTTGAATCAGAGGCTGCCGGAGGATATTCGGATTCAGCTCTCAGAGGAGATGCCCATGGATTTCCATCCCAGGTATTGTGACAGTGTGAAGACATATGAATACCGAATTCTAAATAGACGATTTCAAATTCCCACCGAGCGGTTGTACTCTTATTTCTATCATTACAAACTGGACGAGAAGAAGATGCGTGAGGCTACCTCCTATCTGATTGGCCGCCATGATTTTGCCAGCTTCTGTGGCGCAGGAGCTCAGGTAAAAAGTACGGTGCGCACGATTCGTTCCGTTGAAGTGGAGAGGTTCGGGGATATGGTGACGATTCGAATCAGCGGAGAGGGATTTCTCTATAATATGGTTCGAATCATCGCGGGAACCCTGATTGAGATTGGAAATGGTCAGTATCCCCCTGAGCGGATGCAGGAGATTTTAGACGCCCGGGATCGGGAGTGGGCGGGACCGACTGCCCCGGCGAAGGGATTGACTTTACTGGGAATCCAATATGAATAG
- the rplM gene encoding 50S ribosomal protein L13 codes for MKSYMANPDKIERKWYVVDATDCTLGRLASEVAKVLRGKNKPEFTPHVDTGDYVIIVNAEKIKVTGKKLDQKIYYHHSEYVGGMKETTLKEMLAKKPEKVLELAVKGMLPKGPLGRAMHKKLFVYAGPEHKHEAQKPEVLTF; via the coding sequence ATGAAGAGCTATATGGCTAATCCAGATAAAATCGAGAGAAAATGGTATGTTGTGGATGCTACTGATTGCACCTTAGGTCGTCTGGCCTCTGAGGTAGCAAAAGTTTTGAGAGGAAAAAATAAACCGGAATTCACTCCTCACGTAGATACCGGTGATTATGTAATCATTGTAAACGCTGAGAAGATCAAAGTAACCGGTAAGAAATTAGATCAGAAAATCTACTATCATCACTCAGAATATGTAGGCGGAATGAAAGAGACTACATTGAAAGAAATGTTAGCAAAGAAGCCTGAGAAAGTTCTTGAGTTGGCAGTAAAAGGCATGCTTCCAAAGGGACCTTTGGGAAGAGCTATGCACAAGAAACTTTTCGTATACGCTGGACCAGAGCACAAACATGAAGCTCAGAAACCAGAAGTATTAACATTTTAG
- the rpsI gene encoding 30S ribosomal protein S9, with amino-acid sequence MASAKFYGTGRRKKSIARVYLVPGTGKITINKRDIDEYFGLETLKVVVRQPLVATETEGKFDVLVNVHGGGFTGQAGAIRHGVARALLQADNEYRPVLKSAGFLTRDPRMKERKKYGLKAARRAPQFSKR; translated from the coding sequence TTGGCTAGCGCAAAATTCTACGGAACAGGAAGAAGAAAAAAATCAATCGCAAGAGTTTATCTGGTACCTGGTACTGGTAAAATTACAATCAATAAAAGAGATATCGACGAGTATTTCGGGTTGGAGACCTTGAAAGTGGTTGTTCGTCAGCCACTGGTTGCTACCGAGACAGAAGGAAAATTCGATGTGTTGGTAAATGTGCATGGCGGCGGATTCACCGGACAGGCCGGCGCAATTAGACACGGCGTTGCAAGAGCGCTTCTGCAGGCAGACAATGAGTACAGACCGGTTCTGAAATCCGCTGGATTCCTGACCAGAGATCCACGTATGAAAGAGCGTAAGAAATACGGTCTCAAAGCAGCACGTCGTGCTCCACAGTTCTCTAAGAGATAA
- a CDS encoding ABC transporter permease, which translates to MSGYLAFVKKEFTENMKNYRFLILFAIFLVFGIMSAFLAKFTPEILSALAADMEMTSEPVPLDAWKQFYKNISGVGFSAFIILFGNCLSSEYSKGTLVLMVTKGLSRRAVILAKYTVAAALMTVSYWIAYAAAYVYTALLWKDICLSNVTFAAFLLWIIGFLYLSILMTGCVIFKQMFTSILFTGGIVALISLFGMIEPIAKFNPFILTSKNVGLISGKIIPAEFIIPAFISVVLSILGLLIAIRLFNKKQL; encoded by the coding sequence ATGAGCGGATATTTGGCTTTTGTAAAAAAAGAATTTACGGAAAATATGAAAAACTATCGTTTTCTTATTCTATTTGCAATCTTTTTGGTCTTCGGCATTATGAGCGCGTTTCTTGCTAAGTTTACACCTGAAATTTTGTCAGCGTTAGCCGCAGATATGGAGATGACTTCCGAACCGGTACCTTTGGATGCATGGAAACAATTTTACAAAAACATTTCCGGCGTTGGTTTCAGCGCATTCATCATTCTGTTTGGAAACTGCCTGTCAAGTGAATATTCCAAAGGAACGTTAGTCTTAATGGTGACAAAGGGCCTATCCCGCAGAGCCGTTATTCTTGCAAAATATACGGTAGCCGCCGCGCTTATGACCGTCAGCTATTGGATTGCTTACGCCGCAGCATATGTCTACACAGCTCTTTTGTGGAAGGATATATGCCTTTCAAACGTCACTTTCGCCGCATTTCTGCTCTGGATCATAGGCTTTCTGTATTTGAGTATTCTGATGACTGGATGCGTGATATTCAAGCAGATGTTCACAAGCATACTCTTTACGGGCGGTATTGTAGCCCTGATATCCTTATTTGGAATGATAGAACCGATTGCGAAATTCAATCCGTTCATTTTAACCTCAAAAAATGTAGGTCTGATTTCCGGCAAAATCATTCCGGCGGAATTTATAATACCCGCTTTCATTTCCGTTGTTTTATCCATTTTGGGATTGCTGATTGCTATTCGGCTTTTCAACAAAAAACAGCTTTGA